The Acidimicrobiales bacterium nucleotide sequence CCTGCGGATGGTGCGATCGCGGACGTTCCGGCCGTTCGTGATCTATCGCATCGGTCTGGGCGTGGTCGTGTTGGCGATTCTCGCCACGAACTGGCGCTGAGTTCAGCCGACCAGGACGGGTACGAGCTCGCCGACGGAGAGGGCGCCGATCACCGACGGCACGTACTCGTCGGCCACCGCGACGACCGCCAGCCCATCGACCACCGACAGCACTTCCGCGTCCGCTCCCACTCGGGCACCGGTGAACAGCGCGTAGAGGTCGACGCGATCACCGACCTGGAGGTGGGGGCTCGGCGTCGGGAGGCCGACCGCGCCGCGTCCCGGGCCGACGAGCGAACTGTTGGCGGTCGCGGCCGGGTCGCCGAGACGACCGTCGCGCAGGATCTCGCCCTCGCCCACGGCGTCGGCGAGATGGCGTCCGACCGGTGAATCCACGGTTGCGTCGCGGGGCAGCGCGCCGGCGGGAAGGGGACGGCGCACGACATCGCCCTCGGCGAGTCGGTGGCCCGCCGCCAGCTCGCCGGTCGTGACCCACGCGTCGAGGTGCGGTGTCCAGGCGGCGGCTGCGATCTCGCTCCGCTGCTGTGCAGACCTCACCGTCGACAGGCAGATCGCCACGAGCAGCACGGCCAGCAGCGGTCGGCTCCATCGGTGATGGCGAAGCGTCGCCGGCAACGCGCCCGGGTCGAACCGGGGCGGCCGCGTCGGACGTCGGATCTCCATGTACAGCACTCCCTCGAGGTCACCGGGGGGAAGTGGGGTCGGAGGAAGTCGGTCGGATCAGTCGGTGGCGCCGGACTTGTTCGACGCCGACGACGACTTCTTCTTCGGCGAGGACTTGCCCGACGACGTGTCGCTCGACGAGGTCGTGGTCGACGTGTCGCTGGTCGACGAACTGCTGCTCGACGAGGACTCCGACGAGCTGTTCGCGCCGGATTCCTTCGGCGGCTTCGACGAGCTGCCGTGGTCGTTCTTGTAGAAGCCATCGCCCTTGAACGCGATGCCGACCTTGCTGAAGACCTTCTTCACGGGCGCCTTGCAGATCTTCTTCTCGCCCTTGTGGGTCTGTGGGCATTCGGTGAGGGCGTCGTCGCTGAACGACTGCCACAGTTCGAACATCTCGCCGGTGCGTTCGCATCGGTAGTCGTAGGTCGGCACGGGAATGGAGGATACCGAGCGACCGCGAACCAGCCACCCCACCCGACCGACCGGCGCCAGCCTCTACCATGTGGCGGTGTCCCTCGCCGTCGTTCTCGTCATCGGTGCGTATGTCATCGGGATGTTCCCGACCGCACAGATCGTCGGGCGCCGACTGGGGGTCAATCCGACGGTCGAAGGCTCGCGGAACCCCGGCGCCAGCAACGTCTACCGGCTCGGGGGCAGGAGAGCCGGTCTGATCGTCGGTGTGATCGACATGCTCAAGGGCGCCATCCCTGCCGGTGTGGCCCTGCTGGTGGCGGGGGTCCCCGAGGCCCACGCGGTCTGGGTGGCGGCGGTCGCCGGTCATGTCTGGCCGGTCACTCGTGGCTTCCGTGGTGGCAAGGGCGTGGCCACCGCCGGCGGCGCCGGGCTCGTGATCAATCCCGCGATCGGACTCGCCTGCGCGCTCCTGTTTCTGGCGCTGGTGAAGGTGGGTCGGATCGCCGCCCTGGGTTCGCTCGGCATCGCAGTGGCCTACCCGGTCATCGCCGCGTTGGCCGGCCGTCCGGGCTACGAGGTCGCCGTTTCCGCCGGTGTCGCGGCGATTCTCGTGATCCGGCACCAGAGCAACATCCGCCGCATGATGCGACGCGACGAGAACCGTCTGGGCGAGTCGGGCTCGGCCGCCGCCTGAGATCGCTCAACTCGCTCGTCCCCACGCCGATCGAGACAGTGACCTCGGCTGCGGAAGCTCGAAAAACACCGTACGTTTGGCGGGGGTTCGGGACCTGCACGCGCACGAAGGGCAAGATGCTGATGGAAAACAAGGTTCGCACTGCCGTCATCCCCGCCGCGGGTCTCGGTACCCGCTTCCTCCCGGCCACGAAGTCACAGCCGAAGGAGATGCTGACCGTTGTCGACCGCCCGGCGATCCAGTGGGTCGTCGAAGAAGCGGTCGCCGCCGGCATCGAAGACGTGCTCATCATCACCAGCCCCACGAAGAAGGGCGTCGAAGACCACTTCGACCGGATGGCGGAGCTCGAATCGCTCCTCGAGGCCAAGGGCAAGGTCGAGATGCTGGCCAGCGTGCGTCGCATCACGGAGATGGCGACGTTCCACTTCACCCGCCAGGGTGCCCCGCTCGGCCTCGGCCACGCCGTGTCCATGGCCGCGCGTCACGTGCGCGACGAACCCTTCGCCGTGCTGCTGCCCGACGAACTCCTGCCCGACGGCGGCGTCACCCTGCGGCGCATGATCGACGAGTGTGAATCCTCGGGCTCGAGCGTCATCTCCCTGTTCGAGGTCGAAGGACCCGACATCTCGAACTACGGATGTGCCGGTTTCTCCCGTCGCGACGGCGACGTGGTCGAGATCGACGCCATCGTCGAGAAGCCCAGGTACGAGGACGCGCCGTCCAACCTGAAGGTGACCGGCCGCTACGTGTTCACCCCGGACATCTTCGCGAAGCTCGCGATCACCGAGCCGGGCAAGGGCGGTGAGATCCAGCTCACCGACGCGATGGCGATGCTCATCGGCGACCCCGGACTGCGCGGTCTCGTGATCAAGGACGCCGGCTACGACGCCGGTCAGAAACTCGACTGGCTGCGGGCCAACGTGGAGCTGTCACTCGACGACCCCGGCGGTGGGTCGAAGGTGGCGGAGATGCTCCTCGAGATCATGCGGACGCGCGGCCTCTCCTGAGTTCGCCGCGGCGATCGTTCGGCACAGGTCGTGCCCGGCGGCCGGCTCTGGCACGCTGACGGCATGATCTCGCTCGACGCTGCACGGTCCCACGTTCTCGAACGGGTGCGCCCCGCGGCGCCCAGATCCGTCGAGCTGTCCGAGGCCGCCGGACTGGTTCTCGCCAACGACGTGGTCGCGGCAGAGGCCGTGCCCCCGTTCGCCAACACGGCGATGGACGGTTTCGCGGTGGTCGCGGCGGACACCGATGCTGCACCTGTGACCCTCACCGTCGTCGGCACCGTGGCGGCAGGTTCGGCGGCGGAACACCCCATGCACGCCGGTCAGGCCATGCGGATCATGACGGGCGCGCCCATGCCGCCGGGGGCCGACGCGGTCGTGATGGTCGAGCGCACGACCTACGAGGAGGCCCGCGGCGAGGTGACGATCGAGATCACCGTGCCACCGGGCAACCACGTGCGTGGTGCGGGTGAGGACGTCCGGCCTGGCGATCCGCTGTTCGCCGCCGGTACGACGCTGACCGCCGGCCACCTCGGGGTGCTGGCGAGCGTCGGGATGTCGACGGTCGAGGTGCTGCCGCGTCCCGTGGTCGGCGTCCTCTCCACCGGCGACGAGTTGATCGACGATGGCGGTCCGCTCGCACCCGGCCAGATCCGTGATTCCAACCGGCTCACCCTGCTCACCCTGCTCGAGGAGTCCGGGTTCGAGGCCGTCGACCTCGGTCTCGTCCGCGACGACGAAGCCGCGATCGAAACCGCCTTCCTCGACGGCGCGGCCCGCTGCGATGCCGTGCTGTCCTCCGGTGGCGTCTCGATGGGGGCATTCGACTACGTGAAGGTCGTGCTCGACCGGGTCGGCGACATGCGGTGGATGCAGATCGAGATCAAGCCGGCCAAGCCGTTCGCCTTCGGCCTGATCGGCGAGACGCCGATCTTCGGACTTCCCGGCAACCCGGTGTCGTCCATGGTCAGTTTCGAGCTGCTCGCCCGACCGGCGTTGCGCAAGCTCGCGGGTCGTATGCCCTTCGACCGCCCCACTCGGCTCGCGATCACCGCCGACGACCTCGGCCGCCACGACGATGGAAAGACCCACTTCCTACGCGTCGAGGGTGGACCCGACGAGACCGGTCGGTGGCACGTGCGCAAGCTGAGCGGCCAGGGGTCGCACCAGCTGACCGCCATGGCCCGGGCAACCGCACTCGCGATCGTGCCCGATCAGGTCGATGTCGGCGCAGGCGACGAGGTCGAGATCATCCCCCTCGGTACTCTGGGACCATGACATCGCAGCTGGTCGACGGGTTCGGACGGGTGCACCGCGACCTCCGCATCTCGGTCACCGATCGCTGCAACTTCCGCTGCGCCTACTGCATGCCCGAGGAGGGGATGCAGTGGCAACGACGCGAAGATCTGCTCACCTTCGAGGAGATCGAGCGTGTGGCCCGCATCATGGTCGAGCGCTACGGCGTCGACGGCATCCGACTCACCGGTGGCGAACCCACGGTGCGAGCCAAGCTCCCGGTTCTCGTCGAGAAGCTCGCGGCGTTGGGCGTCGACCTCTCGATGACCACCAACGGGGTCAGTCTGGCGGTGTTGGCCGCCGACCTGAAGGCGGCGGGACTGCGGCGCGTCAACATCTCGCTCGATTCGTTGCGGGCCGATCGCTTCCTGGAGCTCACCCGGCGCGACGAACTCGATCGTGTCCTCGCCGGCATCGAGGCCGCCAAGGAAGCCGGATTCGATCCGGTGAAGATCAATGTCGTCGTGATGAAGGGCATCAACGACGACGAGGTGATCGACTTCGCCCACTTCGGGCGCACCCACGGGGTCGTCGTTCGTTTCATCGAGTTCATGCCCCTCGATGCCGACGAGATCTGGAACAACGATCGGGTGCTCACCCAGGACGAGATCCTCACCACGCTGCGTACCGAGTTCGAGTTGGAGCCCGTCGAACGAACTTCGGCGCCCGCCACACGATGGCGCTACGTCGATGGGGGAGCATCCGACGGCGGCGGCGAGATCGGCGTCGTCGCCAGCGTCAGCCAGTCGTTCTGCGACACCTGCGATCGGGTCCGCATCACCGCCGACGGCCAGTTTCGCAACTGCCTCTTCGCGACCGACGAGACCGACGTGCGGGCCCTGCTGCGCGACGGGTCCTCCGACGGCGTCGTGGCCGATGCGCTCGCCCGCTCGGTCGCATCGAAGTGGGCCGGTCACCAGATCAACCAGGTGCAGTTCATCCGCCCCCGACGGTCGATGTCGGAGATCGGCGGCTGAACCCTCCGGGTCTCTTAGACTCCGGAGATGTCTGACCACGGATTCACCCACCTCGACCCGCTCGGCCGGGCCCGGATGGTCGATGTCACTCCGAAGGAGCCGACTCATCGCCGCGCCATCGCTCGCGGACGGGTGACGATGACCGCCGACACCGCATCGGCGGTCGCCCAGGGCGCCATCAAGAAGGGCGACGTGCTGGCGGTCGCTCGCGTGGCGGGCATTCAGGCGGCCAAGCGTGCGTCCGACCTCCTGCCGCTCTGTCACCCGTTGCTGGTGGGAGCCGTGAGCGTGAACTTCGAGATCCTCGAGGAGAGCATCGAGATCGAGGCTGCCGTCGAGACCGTCGACCGCACGGGCGTCGAGATGGAAGCGCTCACCGCGTGCAGCGTGGCGGCACTCACCGTCTACGACATGTGCAAGTCCAAGGACCGGGCGATGGTCATCGGCGAGATCGCGCTCTGGGAGAAGACAGGCGGCCGCAGCGGCCACTTCAAGCGGTCCGAGGCGTGAGCCTCGTCGGCACCCGGTCCGCGAGGTTGACCTCACTGCCTGTGACTTTTGTCGCCGGTCGTTGCCCTCGCGTTGCATTCGTAGTACAACCGTAACTTGGAGTACGGGCCCCTCTCCCGAGGAGGCCTCATTCCGGTGCACCCGCACCGCACCCTGGAGGAGACCTCATCCGATGAAGGAATCGATCGTTCTCCTGATTCTCGGCGCTTGCTGGGCCGGATATCTCGGCTGGTACTGGCGTGAGAATCGGAAGACGTCGCACCGCCGTTCCGATGGCATCCGTTCGTTCTCGAGCGGACTCGGCTCACTCGGTGGCGCCCTCGGCGGGTCAGCTCCGCGATCGCTCGCGTTCGGCCCGTCGGTCTCCTCGTTCGCTCCTCGTTCCGTGGGCGAAGCGGCCCGACGTCGGCGTGAGGTACTGGTCGCCCTCTGTGGCGCGGCCGGCGTCACGTTCCTCGCGGCCGTCGCACTCGGCGGCATCGCCGTGCTGTTGCACGTCGTGATCGACATCGCGCTGGCGGCCTACGCCTACGCCCTCGTGCAGCGACGCAACGACGAAGCCGAGCGCGAGATCAAGGTGCACATGCTCTATCCCGAGCGCGCGCCCGAGCCCGCGCTCCGTCCCCAGCGGGTCGTCAACGGCTGAGTCGAATCGCCGGGTGAGCCGCTACCATGGCGGCTCCAACGGGGGTGTAGCTCAGTTGGTAGAGCGCCTCGGTCGCATCGAGGAGGCCAGGGGTTCAACTCCCCTCACCTCCACCCCGTGAAGTCTCAGGTTTCGGGTTCGCCCGGCCTGGGATTTCCTCGTTTTGGGCCCGCCGCCGCTCGGCGGCCTCGGGCAGATCGACCACGGCTCTCACCCGATTCGAGAACAACGTCGAGTTCCCCACTACGCCGACGACCCGGTATGGGATGTGTGCCCGAATCGAGGGTGCTCGCCGAGTTGCGATTGCTCGTCTTGGTGACGATCTCGACCCGCACGCGTACGCCGCGAGTGCAGGTCGAGGATGAAGAAGAATTCCATCGACGCAGCTTCCATCCGGACGCGAAGGATCCCGGCCCATCGGGCCGGGATCCCAGCTCACTGCGGCGGTGTGCGGGTCAGCGTGGTGCCGGCCGCCAGTCGCCGCGGCCGGTGATGCAGATCGGCTCGCCGCTGTCCCGCGTGAAGGGCAGCGGTTGCTCGCACGGGTACGCCCAGTCGAGTGTCTGGATGGCGTCGGCCGACTGGGTCTTGCCCGGGGTGATCGATGCCGGGGTCAACGTGTTGTTGTCGATCGGTCCCAGGTTCGCCAGCGAGGCCTGGATGTCGGCGATCGTCGGGTTGTCGCCCGCGTCGTAGACGGCTCGTGCCATCGCTCGCACGATGGCGCAGACGCTACCGACCATCGAGTAGCCGGTCTCGCCGGAGACGTCCCAGTCATGTGATGTGCCGCTCGGGCTGAACTCCGAGTAGATCCGGTTGCATTCGCTGATGAACGGATTCGGCACGTAGTCGGGATCGCGGAACTCACCCGTCGAACGGAAGTCGACGATGATCGCGCCGTCGTACAGCGCACCGGCGTCGGGGTTGTTGGCGATCTGACTCGACACCAGTTCACCGGACTGGGAGTTGAAGTCGGTGGCGTAGAACTGGACGTCGCCGGGCTCGAAGCCCCGGGTGACCATCTCGTTGATGTAGCCCGGCGCCGACAGGATGTTCAGCACGTTGAAGAACACGTCGACGTCGGCATCGATCATGTTCTGGACCGACTCCGGCACGCCGCCGACGCACGAGGTACCACCGGCGCAATCGAGTTCGTCGAAGACGACATCGAAACCGGCGTCGGTCAGCGTCTGCACGAGTCCGGTCTCCACGGCTTCGTACTGGCCGGGGGTGTTCGGCGCGGCAACGCCGAGGGACTTGCCCTCGAGGGCGCCCGTCGCGATGAGGTCTTCGGCCAGGAAGCGGAGGTTCTCCTCGAGCGTCGCGGACATCGAGATCAGGCGGTCTTCACCACGGGCCATGAACTCGTCGGTCTGGCCCTGGGTGGAGATGAAGGAGGTGTTCTGTTCCTCCACGATGCACAACGTGGCGGACCCCTGAAAGCCCGTGCTGTTCATCACGATCACGTTGTTCTGATCCTCGGTCATCTCGAGACAGGCGCGGTTGCGACTTGCCTCGACCTCGGCGCCCAGAAGGTCGGCCTCGGCGTAACCGAGGTTGAGCTGGCGTCCACGGATGCCGCCGCACTCGGTGTTGATGTAGTCGACGAGGACTTCGAACATCTCCTTCGGATCGCCGACCGGGATGCCGAAGCCGATCTCCACCGCATCCTCGAGACGGCTGCGCAGATGGCCGACGTTGATCGAGTCAGCCGTGATGCCGGTGTCGGTGTCGACGCGGTCAGCGGCTGCATCGTGCGAGAGGCAGAACTGGTCGACCTGGGTGAACGGGTGGTCGCCGCGGTCGTAGGTCTGCTGAAACTCGTCGAAGATCCCGTCGCGCGGGTCGTCGTAGATGTTGGCGTCACCGGTGTCGGTGTCACCGGTGTCGGTGTCGCCGTCATCGGTGTCGGTGTCGTCCGTGTCGGTGTCGGTATCGCCGCCGGTGTCGTCCGTGTCACCGGTGTCGGTGTCGGGGGTGTCGGCGGCATCGCCGTCAGAGCTCTCGCCGCCGCACGACGCGGCGAGGAAGCTGAATGCGAGCACGATGGCGAGCCAGCGAATGATGGGCTTTCTCATGGGATCCTCCAGGGTTCCGGCCGTTGTGGCAACGGCACCGCGACAGTGTGGTGCGCAACCGTCGTGTGACACAAGCCACGACCAAAAGATTGAGTCATTGGCGCGGGCGGCGGATTGGCGTAAGAATGTCGCCGCGCTCGACCGAGCCCGGGGGGATGATGACGGACGAGAATCACGAGGGCGTCGAGTCCGGTCCTGCGGCGGCGCTCGCCGCGGCCGTGCTGGACGAGGAAGCCAAGCGGCAGGAGGCACAGGCCGCGCGAGACCTGGCCGTCATCCTCCCCGACGACGTGCTCCCGGGTGTCGGCGTCGAACCGATGACGCTGCGCGAAGCGATGAAGGCCGGCGGCAAGACCACCGTCGTCCTGCTGTTCCTCCTGAACTTCATCGACGACCTACCCCGCGCCATCCGGGTCATCGGTCCCGACATCCAGGACACGCTCAGGATCTCCGACACCGTGTTGGCCGGCGTGCTCGGCTTCGGTGGTGTCGCCCTGGTACTCGGCGCGGTGCCCATGGCCTCGCTGGCCGACCGCGTCACCCGGGTCCGCATCATCCCGTTCGCGTCACTGTTCTGGGCAGCGACCCTGGCGCTGTCGGGTTTCATCGTCAATGCGTTCCAGCTGTTCTGGACCAACGCGGCGACGGGCTTCGGCCAGGCCTACCGGATCCCCGTCTCCAACTCGCTGCTCACCGACGCCTATCCGATCCCGGCCCGCTCTCGCGTCTTCGCGTTCGAGGGGCTCGGCCGTCCGCTGGGACAGCTGCTCGG carries:
- a CDS encoding zinc ribbon domain-containing protein, translating into MPTYDYRCERTGEMFELWQSFSDDALTECPQTHKGEKKICKAPVKKVFSKVGIAFKGDGFYKNDHGSSSKPPKESGANSSSESSSSSSSSTSDTSTTTSSSDTSSGKSSPKKKSSSASNKSGATD
- a CDS encoding glycerol-3-phosphate acyltransferase, which gives rise to MSLAVVLVIGAYVIGMFPTAQIVGRRLGVNPTVEGSRNPGASNVYRLGGRRAGLIVGVIDMLKGAIPAGVALLVAGVPEAHAVWVAAVAGHVWPVTRGFRGGKGVATAGGAGLVINPAIGLACALLFLALVKVGRIAALGSLGIAVAYPVIAALAGRPGYEVAVSAGVAAILVIRHQSNIRRMMRRDENRLGESGSAAA
- the moaA gene encoding GTP 3',8-cyclase MoaA codes for the protein MTSQLVDGFGRVHRDLRISVTDRCNFRCAYCMPEEGMQWQRREDLLTFEEIERVARIMVERYGVDGIRLTGGEPTVRAKLPVLVEKLAALGVDLSMTTNGVSLAVLAADLKAAGLRRVNISLDSLRADRFLELTRRDELDRVLAGIEAAKEAGFDPVKINVVVMKGINDDEVIDFAHFGRTHGVVVRFIEFMPLDADEIWNNDRVLTQDEILTTLRTEFELEPVERTSAPATRWRYVDGGASDGGGEIGVVASVSQSFCDTCDRVRITADGQFRNCLFATDETDVRALLRDGSSDGVVADALARSVASKWAGHQINQVQFIRPRRSMSEIGG
- a CDS encoding UTP--glucose-1-phosphate uridylyltransferase, which codes for MENKVRTAVIPAAGLGTRFLPATKSQPKEMLTVVDRPAIQWVVEEAVAAGIEDVLIITSPTKKGVEDHFDRMAELESLLEAKGKVEMLASVRRITEMATFHFTRQGAPLGLGHAVSMAARHVRDEPFAVLLPDELLPDGGVTLRRMIDECESSGSSVISLFEVEGPDISNYGCAGFSRRDGDVVEIDAIVEKPRYEDAPSNLKVTGRYVFTPDIFAKLAITEPGKGGEIQLTDAMAMLIGDPGLRGLVIKDAGYDAGQKLDWLRANVELSLDDPGGGSKVAEMLLEIMRTRGLS
- a CDS encoding molybdopterin molybdotransferase MoeA, which codes for MISLDAARSHVLERVRPAAPRSVELSEAAGLVLANDVVAAEAVPPFANTAMDGFAVVAADTDAAPVTLTVVGTVAAGSAAEHPMHAGQAMRIMTGAPMPPGADAVVMVERTTYEEARGEVTIEITVPPGNHVRGAGEDVRPGDPLFAAGTTLTAGHLGVLASVGMSTVEVLPRPVVGVLSTGDELIDDGGPLAPGQIRDSNRLTLLTLLEESGFEAVDLGLVRDDEAAIETAFLDGAARCDAVLSSGGVSMGAFDYVKVVLDRVGDMRWMQIEIKPAKPFAFGLIGETPIFGLPGNPVSSMVSFELLARPALRKLAGRMPFDRPTRLAITADDLGRHDDGKTHFLRVEGGPDETGRWHVRKLSGQGSHQLTAMARATALAIVPDQVDVGAGDEVEIIPLGTLGP
- the moaC gene encoding cyclic pyranopterin monophosphate synthase MoaC: MSDHGFTHLDPLGRARMVDVTPKEPTHRRAIARGRVTMTADTASAVAQGAIKKGDVLAVARVAGIQAAKRASDLLPLCHPLLVGAVSVNFEILEESIEIEAAVETVDRTGVEMEALTACSVAALTVYDMCKSKDRAMVIGEIALWEKTGGRSGHFKRSEA